From Hartmannibacter diazotrophicus, a single genomic window includes:
- a CDS encoding nicotinate phosphoribosyltransferase has protein sequence MIVDIATRAYNHTFKVDPIVRTLLDTDFYKLLMQQMQFVLHRDLPVTFHLINRAKDLPLARIIDRKELEEQLDFVRNLSFQKNEIIWLAGNTFYGTKQIFRPEFISWLYDFKLPEYELSIVDDQFELRFHGPWAEVTAWEIPALAIMSELKARAVMKSMSRFEIDVLYARAKAKLWAKIERLRQLEREGPLRVGDFGTRRRHSFLWQRWCIEAMMEGIGDSFTGTSNVKHAMDLGLEALGTNAHELPMVYAALADSDEELRQSPYKVLRDWASFYSGNLKIMLPDSFGTTYFLEHAPEDFSDWTGLRPDSKEPIEAVEEYIAWLKARGRDPMSKVAILSDGMDIDSIETCVRHFRGKIGGVPIGWGTNLTNDFRGCMPHGDDKLMYPTSLVCKVMEAAGRPAVKLSDNPTKATGPRDEIERYLRVFGDRGMAEHEVLV, from the coding sequence ATGATCGTCGATATCGCGACCAGGGCCTACAATCACACCTTCAAGGTCGATCCGATCGTCCGCACGCTTCTGGACACCGATTTCTACAAGCTGCTGATGCAGCAGATGCAGTTCGTGCTGCATCGCGACCTTCCCGTCACCTTTCACCTGATCAACCGCGCCAAGGACCTGCCGCTCGCGCGCATCATCGACCGGAAGGAACTGGAGGAGCAGCTCGACTTCGTCCGCAACCTCAGCTTCCAGAAGAACGAGATCATCTGGCTTGCCGGCAACACCTTCTACGGCACCAAGCAGATCTTCCGGCCGGAGTTCATTTCCTGGCTCTACGATTTCAAGCTGCCGGAATATGAGCTCAGCATCGTCGACGACCAGTTCGAGCTGCGCTTCCACGGCCCCTGGGCGGAGGTGACGGCCTGGGAGATCCCGGCGCTTGCGATCATGAGCGAGCTCAAGGCCCGCGCGGTGATGAAGTCGATGAGCCGGTTCGAGATCGACGTGCTCTATGCCCGCGCCAAGGCCAAGCTCTGGGCCAAGATCGAGCGGCTGCGCCAGCTCGAGCGCGAGGGCCCGCTGAGGGTCGGCGACTTCGGCACCCGCCGGCGCCATTCGTTCCTGTGGCAGCGCTGGTGCATCGAGGCGATGATGGAGGGGATCGGCGACAGCTTCACCGGCACCTCAAACGTCAAGCACGCCATGGATCTCGGTCTCGAAGCGCTCGGCACCAACGCGCACGAGTTGCCGATGGTCTACGCGGCGCTGGCCGATTCCGACGAGGAACTCCGGCAGTCGCCCTACAAGGTGCTGCGCGACTGGGCGTCCTTCTATTCCGGCAATCTCAAGATCATGCTGCCGGACAGTTTCGGGACGACCTATTTCCTGGAACACGCGCCGGAGGACTTTTCCGACTGGACCGGCCTTCGCCCCGATTCCAAGGAGCCGATCGAGGCGGTCGAGGAATATATCGCCTGGCTGAAAGCGCGCGGCCGCGACCCGATGTCGAAGGTCGCGATCCTGTCCGACGGCATGGACATCGACTCGATCGAAACCTGCGTGCGCCATTTCCGCGGCAAGATCGGCGGCGTGCCGATCGGCTGGGGAACCAACCTCACCAACGACTTCCGTGGCTGCATGCCGCACGGCGACGACAAGCTGATGTACCCGACGTCGCTCGTCTGCAAGGTGATGGAAGCGGCGGGGCGACCCGCCGTGAAGCTTTCCGACAACCCGACCAAGGCGACCGGGCCGAGGGACGAGATCGAGCGTTATCTCCGGGTCTTTGGGGACCGGGGGATGGCCGAGCACGAAGTGCTGGTCTGA
- a CDS encoding glycerate kinase type-2 family protein has protein sequence MAIDNPREFLKDLFKAAVDAADPDQIIARYLPERPKGRTIVVGAGKASAAMAQSFEKAWKAAGNGPLEGIVVTRYGYGHACEEIEIVEAAHPVPDAAGAAAAGRIMDLVSNLTPDDLVVALISGGGSSLLTMPPESLGGEAKREVNRVLLHSGASIHEMNCVRKHLSLIKGGRLAKAAHPAKVATLVISDIPGDDPALVASGPTIPDPATRKDALSIVERYGMALPQAAMDWLTSDAASAPHPNDPEFAGNSVAVIAAAQMSLEAAAAKARAAGLETHILSDSIEGEARDVGSMHAGIVRQMAQHGEPFARPCLLLSGGETTVTVRQKGRGGRNSEFLLSFAIGIAGVEGVTALAGDTDGIDGSEDNAGALCDGGTAEAIFQAGANPKELLARNDAWGAFDSVGSLLVTGPTRTNVNDFRAILVL, from the coding sequence ATGGCGATCGACAATCCGCGTGAATTTCTGAAAGACCTCTTCAAGGCTGCCGTCGATGCCGCCGACCCGGATCAGATCATTGCCCGCTACCTGCCGGAGCGTCCCAAGGGGCGCACGATCGTCGTCGGCGCCGGCAAGGCCTCGGCGGCGATGGCGCAGTCTTTCGAAAAGGCCTGGAAGGCCGCCGGCAACGGCCCGCTCGAAGGCATCGTCGTCACCCGCTACGGTTACGGCCACGCATGCGAGGAGATCGAGATCGTCGAGGCCGCCCATCCGGTGCCTGATGCCGCGGGCGCCGCGGCGGCGGGTCGGATCATGGATCTCGTCTCGAACCTGACGCCGGACGACCTCGTCGTGGCGCTCATTTCCGGCGGCGGCTCGTCGCTGCTGACCATGCCGCCCGAAAGTCTTGGCGGCGAGGCCAAGCGCGAGGTCAATCGCGTCCTGCTCCATTCCGGCGCCTCGATCCACGAGATGAACTGCGTGCGCAAGCACCTTTCGCTGATCAAGGGCGGCCGTTTGGCGAAGGCCGCCCATCCGGCCAAAGTCGCGACGCTCGTGATCTCCGATATTCCCGGCGACGATCCGGCGCTTGTCGCCTCAGGCCCCACCATTCCCGATCCGGCAACGCGCAAGGATGCCCTCTCGATCGTCGAGCGCTACGGCATGGCGCTGCCGCAGGCAGCGATGGACTGGCTGACGAGCGATGCCGCCAGCGCGCCGCATCCGAACGACCCGGAATTTGCCGGCAACTCCGTGGCCGTGATCGCCGCCGCGCAGATGTCGCTGGAGGCGGCCGCCGCGAAGGCAAGGGCGGCCGGCCTTGAGACCCATATCCTCAGCGATTCCATCGAGGGCGAGGCCCGCGATGTCGGATCCATGCATGCCGGCATTGTGCGCCAGATGGCGCAGCACGGCGAACCTTTTGCGCGGCCGTGCCTGCTGTTGTCCGGCGGCGAGACGACCGTTACCGTGCGCCAGAAGGGCCGGGGCGGGCGCAACAGCGAATTCCTCTTGAGCTTTGCCATCGGCATTGCCGGCGTCGAGGGCGTCACCGCGCTCGCCGGAGACACCGACGGCATCGACGGCTCGGAAGACAATGCCGGCGCGCTCTGTGATGGCGGAACGGCCGAGGCGATCTTCCAGGCCGGCGCCAATCCGAAGGAACTGCTCGCCCGCAATGATGCCTGGGGGGCCTTCGACAGCGTCGGCTCGCTGCTGGTGACCGGGCCGACGCGCACCAACGTCAACGATTTTCGCGCCATTCTTGTCCTTTGA
- a CDS encoding FadR/GntR family transcriptional regulator, giving the protein MMQRKKPKLSVRIVAELRRRIESGEIVEGGRLPTEIALVREFGVSRTVIREAVTSLTSDGWVEPRQGAGVFVIRRGDEKKPCPWALQQVDPAAGDDFRLAMEVEAAGLAALRRDASDIEAMRQAQEALAGAGSGEMPPHKADIAFHCAVAAATRNVYFRQVAESLMAMLIRNRFDDEAGTEAAAGDGEWAHAIHAEHEAVIAAIAAGDAEAARAAMQRHLAGCRVRRAGSSPKQCMAGG; this is encoded by the coding sequence ATGATGCAGCGAAAGAAACCCAAGCTTTCCGTGCGGATCGTGGCCGAGTTGCGCCGGCGCATCGAGAGCGGCGAAATCGTCGAAGGCGGACGCTTGCCGACGGAAATCGCTCTCGTCAGGGAGTTCGGCGTCAGCCGAACTGTCATACGCGAAGCCGTGACCAGCCTGACCTCCGATGGCTGGGTCGAGCCCCGTCAGGGGGCGGGCGTTTTCGTCATCCGCAGGGGCGACGAGAAGAAGCCCTGTCCCTGGGCGCTGCAGCAGGTTGACCCGGCTGCTGGCGACGATTTCCGTCTCGCAATGGAAGTCGAGGCGGCGGGGCTTGCCGCTCTGCGCCGCGATGCGTCGGATATCGAGGCGATGCGCCAGGCGCAGGAGGCGCTCGCGGGAGCCGGGAGCGGGGAAATGCCGCCGCACAAAGCCGACATCGCCTTTCACTGTGCCGTGGCCGCCGCCACCCGGAATGTCTATTTCCGGCAGGTGGCGGAATCCTTGATGGCCATGCTGATCCGAAACCGGTTCGACGACGAGGCGGGGACGGAGGCCGCGGCAGGCGACGGGGAATGGGCGCATGCGATTCATGCCGAGCATGAGGCCGTGATCGCGGCCATCGCCGCCGGCGATGCCGAGGCGGCCCGGGCGGCCATGCAGCGCCATCTGGCCGGATGCCGCGTCCGTCGTGCGGGAAGTTCGCCGAAGCAGTGCATGGCGGGCGGCTAG
- the recD2 gene encoding SF1B family DNA helicase RecD2 codes for MSTSEPSPAPETQDARITGTIEHVTFHNAENGFLVVKLRVPGQRTAITLVGHAPSIVRGEQVDAIGEWTTDRTHGLQFRARQLMTKPPTAGEAVARYLGSGMVPGIGPALARRIVEKFGPKAIEVIEKEPMRLLDVPGIGKAAAQRIARGWNDQKALRDLLEFLAERGVPTVHAMRIHKQFGAKAREVVESDPFRLAREVRGIDFTGADAIAQRFGLDTTAPARLRAGLSHALEDAASDGHTGLPLADLIPRAAKLLAVDEDTVAEAVAGAKESGEVVEAEVEGVTCLFSRRLAEAESFIAERLAVLREGKPAWSDVNLDKAAKDFERRAKVSLSASQREALALVATGKVSVVTGGPGVGKTTILDALLGLVGGNRRIALAAPTGRAARRMSDQTGREAKTIHRLLEIDAATGDFRRAASNPLEVDLVVIDEASMVDTGLMAALVAAIPDEAALILVGDVDQLPSVGPGQVLGDIIASQTVPVARLTEIHRQAKSSRIVVNAHRINHGELPETTPAGETGDFYIIPMSSPEDGIAKLKEVVSRRIPGRFGFDPMREVQVLTPMQKGPLGARNLNVELAGLLNPRAGTRIERGGLSYGVGDRVMQVENDYDHDVFNGDMGRIVSIDREDDEIVVDFDGRVVTYSSNGLDALAPAYAVTIHKAQGSEYPAIVIPLSGQHYPMLARNLIYTAVTRARQLVVLIAEPRALEIAVSGRNARRRWTRLQALLTGNTGNAEQETAAT; via the coding sequence ATGTCCACTTCCGAGCCGAGTCCCGCCCCCGAGACGCAAGACGCCCGTATCACGGGAACGATCGAGCACGTCACCTTCCACAATGCGGAAAACGGCTTCCTGGTCGTCAAGCTGCGTGTGCCGGGGCAGCGCACCGCGATCACGCTCGTCGGCCATGCGCCTTCCATCGTGCGCGGCGAGCAGGTGGACGCCATCGGCGAATGGACCACCGACCGCACCCACGGGCTGCAGTTTCGCGCGCGCCAACTCATGACCAAGCCGCCGACCGCCGGCGAGGCCGTCGCGCGCTATCTCGGGTCCGGCATGGTGCCCGGCATCGGACCGGCGCTTGCCCGCAGGATCGTCGAGAAATTCGGTCCGAAGGCGATCGAGGTGATCGAGAAGGAGCCGATGCGCCTTCTCGACGTGCCGGGCATCGGCAAGGCGGCCGCTCAGCGCATCGCGCGCGGATGGAACGACCAGAAGGCCCTGCGCGATCTTCTGGAATTCCTTGCCGAACGCGGCGTTCCGACGGTCCACGCCATGCGCATCCACAAGCAGTTCGGCGCGAAGGCGCGCGAGGTGGTCGAAAGCGATCCCTTCCGCCTTGCCCGTGAGGTGCGCGGCATCGACTTCACCGGCGCCGACGCCATCGCCCAGCGCTTCGGCCTCGACACGACGGCGCCGGCCCGCCTGCGCGCCGGGCTGAGCCATGCGCTGGAGGACGCGGCCAGCGACGGCCACACCGGCCTGCCGCTCGCCGACCTCATCCCCCGGGCGGCCAAGCTTCTTGCCGTCGACGAGGACACCGTCGCCGAGGCGGTGGCCGGCGCCAAGGAAAGCGGCGAGGTCGTCGAAGCCGAGGTCGAGGGCGTCACCTGCCTCTTCTCGCGCCGGCTCGCCGAGGCCGAAAGCTTCATCGCCGAGCGCCTAGCCGTCTTGCGGGAGGGCAAACCGGCCTGGTCGGACGTCAACCTCGACAAGGCCGCCAAGGACTTCGAGCGCCGGGCCAAGGTGTCGTTGTCGGCTTCGCAGCGCGAGGCGCTCGCCCTTGTCGCAACGGGCAAGGTCTCGGTGGTCACGGGCGGACCCGGCGTCGGCAAGACGACGATCCTCGACGCTTTGCTCGGGCTCGTCGGCGGCAATCGGCGTATCGCGCTGGCCGCACCCACGGGCAGGGCCGCGCGCCGGATGAGCGACCAGACCGGGCGCGAGGCGAAAACGATCCACCGGCTCCTGGAGATCGACGCCGCGACCGGCGACTTCCGGCGCGCTGCCTCCAATCCGCTGGAGGTCGATCTCGTCGTCATCGACGAGGCGAGCATGGTCGACACCGGGCTGATGGCCGCGCTCGTCGCCGCGATCCCGGACGAGGCGGCGCTGATCCTCGTCGGCGACGTCGACCAGTTGCCCTCCGTCGGTCCCGGACAGGTGCTCGGCGATATCATCGCGTCGCAGACCGTGCCGGTCGCGCGCCTCACCGAAATTCACCGTCAGGCCAAGTCGAGCCGCATCGTCGTCAACGCCCACCGCATCAACCACGGCGAGCTGCCGGAAACGACGCCGGCGGGCGAAACCGGCGACTTCTACATCATCCCGATGTCGAGCCCGGAGGACGGGATCGCCAAGCTGAAAGAAGTCGTCAGCCGGCGCATCCCGGGCCGCTTCGGCTTCGATCCCATGCGCGAGGTGCAGGTGCTGACGCCGATGCAGAAGGGACCGCTCGGCGCTCGCAACCTCAATGTGGAACTGGCCGGCCTGCTCAATCCGCGTGCCGGAACGCGCATCGAACGCGGCGGGCTTTCCTACGGGGTCGGCGACCGGGTGATGCAGGTGGAGAACGACTACGACCACGACGTCTTCAACGGCGACATGGGCCGCATCGTTTCCATCGACCGCGAGGACGACGAGATCGTCGTCGATTTCGACGGGCGGGTCGTGACCTATTCGAGCAACGGACTGGACGCGCTGGCGCCGGCCTATGCGGTGACGATCCACAAGGCGCAAGGCTCGGAATACCCGGCCATCGTCATCCCGCTGTCCGGCCAGCACTATCCGATGCTGGCCCGCAACCTGATCTACACGGCGGTGACGCGCGCACGGCAGCTTGTCGTTCTCATCGCCGAACCAAGGGCGCTGGAAATTGCCGTTTCCGGACGCAATGCCCGCCGCAGATGGACCCGGCTTCAGGCGCTTCTGACTGGAAACACAGGCAACGCCGAGCAAGAGACTGCCGCGACGTGA